The genomic interval AGTGTGGACGACGTGCGCCCCGAGATGGCGCGGCAGCCGATGGGACTGAGCGCATGAGCCAGTACACGATTCCCACAGTGGTCGAGAAGACCCCCAACGGCGAACGGGCGTACGACATCTACTCCCGGCTGCTGTCCGACCGGATCATCTTCCTCGGCACCGAGATCGACGACGGCGTGGCCAACGTGGTGATCGCCCAGCTGATCCACCTGGAATCGGCCGGCGAGCAGGAGATCGGGTTGTACATCAACTCGCCCGGCGGTTCGTTCAGCGCGCTCACCGCCATCTACGACACCATGCACTTCGTACGCTGTGACATCGCCACGATCTGCGTCGGTCAAGCGGCCTCCGCCGCCGCCGCGCTGCTCGCCGCGGGCACGCCGGGCAAACGCTCGGTGCTGCCGCACGCCAAGGTGACGCTGCACCAGCCGTCCAGCCAGGCCCGGGGCACACTGCCGGACCTGGCGGTCGAGGCGAAAGAGGTGGCCAAGGTGCGGGCCGAGATGGACAGCATCCTCGCCCGGCACACGGGTCACCCGGCGGAGAAGATCCGGGCCGACACCGATCGCAGCATGGCGCTGACGGCGTCCGAGGCGGTGGCGTACGGCCTGGCCGACCGGGTGATCACCGCCCGGCCGGAGCGGGCGTACCGGCTGTCGGCCGCCAGCTGAACGTCCGGCGGCGACCAGCAAGCCGCGGCGGGCCGGGCCCGGTCAAGCGGCAAGCCCGGTCAAGCGGCAAGCCCGGTCAAGCGGCGAGCAGCATGACGCTGCTGGACCGGCCCGGCTGCTGCGGCGGGCCCGGTGAGACCGGCAGAACGGGGGCGACCGGGGCGAGCCGCAGCACCGGCGCCACCGCGCCGACCAGATCGAACCGGACCTCGGCCAGCAGATCGGAGAGCTCGATGTGCAAGGCGTCGCAGACCGCGGCCAGGATCTCGGAGCTGGGCTCCTTGCGGCCGCGTTCGACCTCGGACAGGTATTGCACCGAGACGTTGGCCTCGCGGGCCACCTCGGCCAGGGTGCGCCCCTGGTCGAGCCGGTGGCGGCGCAGCACCCGGCCCACCACCGTACGCAGCAGGGGCCGCTCGTTGTCCGCCATGCGCCTCACCGTACCGAGCCCGCCCACGCCGCCGATACCCCGTTCGCCCCCGGCGTAGAAGCCCGGCTCAGCCGCCGATCTCGGCGGCGTCACGGGTGACCGTGATGCCCTCGGCGAAGTCGACGACCTGGGCGTCGCTGAGCTTCACCGACTCGGGCACCCGCACCTGCACCTGGCGGCCGCTCGCGTCGGGGAAGAACAGCCAGCGGGTGGCCGACAGCTTGCCCTCGGCCTCGAGCGGGTGCCCGAGCCGGCCCTCGCGCCCGTTCACGTCGACCTTCGTCACCGGCGACTCGGCAGGCAGCTTGGACAGGCCCTGCAGCGTGACGGAGATCCGCCCGTCGAGGCTGAGCGGGGCACCCGGGTCACCGGGCTCCCCACCGCTGCCGGGCGGCTCGACGACGAACGCCGAGGGGTCGGACGACACCACCTTCCAGCCCTCGGGCACGGTGCTGACCTGGAAACCGACGGGCTGCTGACCGGTGTAGGAGACGAGGCTGAGCCGATCGGGGGAAGTGGGGCCGGCGACCACGCCGACGCCGACCGCGGCCGCGGCGACCACGGCCGCCAGGCCACCGGCGGCGGCGAAACGCCGGCGGTGCAGGGCCCGGCGGCCCCGGGCCACGTCGGCCGCGACCACCTCGGGGCCGTCACGGCCGGGGGCGACGGTGAGATTACGCAGGACGTCCTCGACGTCAGGCATGACAGGGTCCTTCCACAGGGGTGGGGTGGGCGAGAT from Paractinoplanes brasiliensis carries:
- a CDS encoding ClpP family protease, whose translation is MSQYTIPTVVEKTPNGERAYDIYSRLLSDRIIFLGTEIDDGVANVVIAQLIHLESAGEQEIGLYINSPGGSFSALTAIYDTMHFVRCDIATICVGQAASAAAALLAAGTPGKRSVLPHAKVTLHQPSSQARGTLPDLAVEAKEVAKVRAEMDSILARHTGHPAEKIRADTDRSMALTASEAVAYGLADRVITARPERAYRLSAAS